The following are encoded together in the Lactuca sativa cultivar Salinas chromosome 1, Lsat_Salinas_v11, whole genome shotgun sequence genome:
- the LOC111889625 gene encoding BURP domain protein RD22 translates to MKFNLLNVYTLFSLALVATHAVTPDVYWKSVLPNSPMPKTIKDLVHTAEWSEEMNTAVGVGKGGVAVHTGKPGKRTNVGVRKGGVTVNTGKGTNVGVGKGGVGVHTGKPGKRTDVGVGKGGVGVHTGKPGKRTNVGVGKGGVAVHTGHKGKPVYVGVGKGPNPFVYNYAASADQLKDNPNVAFFFLENDLHQGTEMKLHFTKDDQKATFLPRQVADSIPFSSNKLPQIYNEFSIKSDSVEAQDMKQTLSECENKGIEGEEKYCATSLESMVDFSTSKLGKNVKAISTEVNAKESTPLQKYTIEGAKKLAADKAVVCHKQNYAYAVFYCHKTVNTRAYSVSLVGADGTKAKAVAVCHTDTAKWNPKHLAFQVLKVKPGSVPVCHFLPEDHVVWVPY, encoded by the exons ATGAAGTTCAATCTTCTCAACGTTTATACACTTTTTTCT CTAGCGCTGGTGGCAACTCATGCAGTGACTCCTGATGTTTACTGGAAGTCTGTATTGCCAAACAGTCCTATGCCCAAAACAATCAAGGATCTTGTACACACTGCAG AATGGTCGGAAGAGATGAACACTGCAGTCGGAGTTGGGAAAGGCGGTGTAGCCGTGCACACTGGAAAACCAGGGAAAAGAACAAATGTAGGTGTTCGAAAAGGCGGAGTGACTGTTAACACCGGAAAAGGAACAAACGTAGGGGTTGGAAAAGGTGGTGTGGGTGTGCATACCGGAAAACCAGGGAAACGGACAGATGTTGGTGTTGGAAAAGGTGGTGTCGGTGTGCATACTGGAAAACCAGGGAAACGGACGAATGTTGGTGTTGGAAAAGGTGGTGTAGCCGTGCATACAGGTCACAAAGGTAAGCCAGTTTATGTGGGTGTAGGTAAAGGACCAAATCCATTCGTGTACAACTATGCTGCCTCCGCAGATCAACTCAAGGATAACCCAAACGTAGCGttttttttcttggaaaacgACTTGCATCAAGGTACGGAGATGAAGTTGCACTTCACTAAAGACGACCAAAAAGCCACGTTCTTACCTAGACAGGTAGCTGACTCAATACCATTTTCATCAAACAAGCTTCCTCAAATCTACAATGAGTTCTCGATAAAATCCGACTCCGTGGAAGCCCAAGACATGAAACAAACACTAAGTGAATGCGAGAACAAAGGCATTGAAGGGGAGGAAAAGTATTGTGCTACCTCGTTAGAGTCCATGGTCGATTTTAGTACGAGCAAGTTAGGTAAAAACGTTAAAGCGATATCAACAGAGGTAAACGCTAAAGAAAGTACTCCGTTACAAAAGTACACGATTGAAGGAGCCAAGAAACTTGCAGCAGATAAAGCTGTGGTTTGCCACAAGCAAAACTACGCATATGCTGTCTTTTATTGCCACAAAACTGTTAACACTCGAGCGTATTCTGTTTCTTTGGTGGGAGCTGATGGTACGAAAGCTAAAGCTGTGGCTGTTTGCCATACAGACACTGCGAAGTGGAATCCAAAACATTTGGCGTTTCAAGTGCTCAAGGTCAAACCAGGAAGTGTTCCAGTTTGCCATTTCTTACCCGAAGATCATGTTGTTTGGGTTCCATACTAA